One Oryza brachyantha chromosome 3, ObraRS2, whole genome shotgun sequence DNA segment encodes these proteins:
- the LOC102710963 gene encoding stem-specific protein TSJT1-like — translation MLAVFDRAVAPSPEGLRHPGAAGDGAAGLAGRFREAHPGAVTVGLGPGGGTTLAYSSHGQSPLLPRLFAAVDEIFCLFQGTIENIAVLKQQYGLHKGCTEINIIIEAYRTLRDRGPYPADQVVRDINGKFAFVLYDCSNNSVFMAADADGSVPFYWGVDPDGRLVVSDDDEIVKKACGKSSAPFPKGFFFTTSGGLQSYEHPMNEVKPVPRFDSKGEVCGTTYTVDAKAKKDSSIPRVGSAADWSSQY, via the exons ATGCTGGCCGTGTTCGACCGGGCGGTGGCGCCGAGCCCGGAGGGGCTGCGGCACCCGGGGGCGGCcggggacggcgcggcggggctcGCCGGCCGGTTCCGTGAGGCCCACCCCGGCGCGGTCACCGTCGGCCTCGGCCCCGGGGGCGGCACCACGCTGGCCTACTCGTCCCACGGACAGAGCCCCCTTCTCCCCAG GTTGTTTGCTGCCGTGGATGAGATCTTCTGCCTGTTCCAAGGCACGATCGAGAACATCGCGGTGCTGAAGCAGCAGTATGGATTGCACAAGGGCTGTACTGAGATCAACATCATCATCGAGGCGTACAGGACATTGAGGGACAGGGGGCCTTACCCTGCAGATCAGGTTGTGAGAGACATAAATGGGAAGTTCGCATTTGTCCTCTATGATTGCTCCAACAATTCCGTCTTCATGGCTGCT GATGCTGATGGCAGCGTTCCATTTTACTGGGGAGTTGATCCTGACGGTCGTCTTGTGGtttctgatgatgatgaaattGTGAAGAAGGCCTGTGGAAAATCCTCTGCACCATTCCCTAAAG GCTTCTTCTTCACCACATCTGGAGGATTGCAGAGCTACGAGCACCCTATGAACGAGGTGAAACCAGTGCCCAGGTTTGACAGCAAGGGAGAGGTATGTGGGACAACTTACACGGTCGATGCAAAGGCGAAGAAGGACAGCAGCATTCCTAGAGTTGGCAGCGCTGCAGATTGGTCTTCACAATACTAA
- the LOC102709724 gene encoding PITH domain-containing protein At3g04780, with the protein MAATNAPAAAAAAPAPAVPATPVPRGQVDLVDFIDWSSVECLNQDPSHSIVNALKQGYRDDDGLYVASDSDEQLLIHIPFMQVVKLHSALFKGPEEDGPKTIKLFSNKEHMGFSNVNDYPPSDSLDLSSNHLAESKPVQLKYVKFQNVRSLTIFIEDNQSGSDVSKIQKIALYGTTVDTTNMKDLKKIEEH; encoded by the exons ATGGCTGCCACCaacgcccccgccgccgctgccgccgccccagCTCCCGCCGTCCCGGCGACGCCGGTGCCGCGCGGGCAGGTGGATCTGGTTGACTTCATCGACTGGAGCAGCGTCGAGTGTCTCAACCAGGACCCCTCCCACAGCATCGTTAACGCGCTCAAGCAG GGTTACAGGGATGACGATGGGTTGTATGTGGCCAGTGATTCGGACGAGCAGCTGCTTATCCACATCCCCTTCATGCAGGTGGTTAAGCTGCATTCCGCCCTATTCAAAGGCCCCGAGGAAGACG gcccaaaaacaattaaactcTTCTCCAATAAAGAGCATATGGGTTTCAG CAATGTCAATGACTATCCACCAAGTGACAGTCTTGACCTGTCTTCCAATCATTTAGCAGAG AGTAAGCCTGTGCAGCTTAAGTATGTCAAGTTCCAGAATGTTCGCAG CTTGACTATATTTATTGAGGACAACCAAAGCGGAAGTGATGtctcaaaaattcaaaagattGCGCTGTATGGAACAAc TGTGGACACCACAAACATGAAGGACCTGAAGAAGATAGAAGAGCATTAA
- the LOC102710005 gene encoding protein LIFEGUARD 4-like: MGKHGKCDVEACYPAAAGEGMYMIESPRLRWAFIRKVYVIVAVQLLLTVAVAATINLVEPIKTFFQGRTPAVIAAYVAIILSPLIIMLPMIYFRNKHPINLFFLLLFTVCTSASVGLGCLSKNGTVILQAAGITFVVVVGLTCYTFWAAKKGYDFEFLGPFLVAASLVLFLYAMISIFLPMGRTGKLMYGCVGALVFSGFIIYDTDNLIKRYTYDEYIAAAITLYLDIINLFMALVTLLQAADG, encoded by the exons ATGGGGAAGCACGGCAAGTGCGACGTGGAGGCGTGctacccggcggcggcgggcgaaggGATGTACATGATCGAGAGCCCGCGGCTCCGGTGGGCGTTCATCCGCAAGGTCTACGTGATCGTGGCGGTGCAGCTGCTGCTAACCGTCGCGGTGGCCGCGACGATCAACCTCGTCGAGCCCATCAAGACCTTCTTCCAGGGTCGCACGCCGGCGGTCATCGCCGCCTACGTCGCCATCATCCTCTCCCCGCTCATCA TAATGCTGCCGATGATCTACTTCCGGAACAAGCATCCGATCaacctcttcttcctcctcctcttcaccGTCTGCACCAGCGCCTCCGTCGGGCTGGGTTGCCTCTCCAAGAACG GGACGGTGATACTACAGGCGGCGGGCATAACgttcgtggtggtggtggggctgACCTGCTACACGTTCTGGGCGGCCAAGAAAGGCTACGACTTCGAGTTCCTAGGCCCATTCCTGGTCGCGGCCTCGCTCGTCCTCTTCCTCTACGCCATGATCAGC ATCTTCTTACCGATGGGGAGGACGGGGAAGCTGATGTACGGGTGCGTGGGGGCGCTGGTGTTCTCCGGGTTCATCATCTACGACACCGACAACCTCATCAAGCGATACACCTACGACGAGtacatcgccgccgccatcacgCTCTACCTCGACATCATAAACCTCTTCATGGCCCTCGTCACCTTGCTCCAGGCCGCCGATGGCTAA
- the LOC102710286 gene encoding protein LIFEGUARD 2-like, producing the protein MLGKGYDLEAGGASEPLYPGMVESPDLRWALIHKIYVILSVQIAMTAAVAAFVVKVRGVSEFFVSSKAGLALYIFLLVLPLIVLCPLRYYHQKHPVNLLLLGVFTVAISFAVGMTCAYTSGKVIFEAAILTAVVVISLTAYTFWAAKRGHDFNFLGPFLFSAVMVLILFSLIQVFFPLGKISEMIYGGLASLVFSGYIIYDTDNIIKRYTYDEYVWAAVSLYLDVINLFLSLLRVLRAADN; encoded by the exons ATGTTGGGGAAGGGGTATGACctcgaggccggcggcgcgtcggagCCGCTGTACCCGGGGATGGTGGAGAGCCCCGACCTGAGGTGGGCGCTCATCCACAAGATCTACGTCATCCTCTCCGTGCAGATCGCCATGaccgcggccgtcgccgccttcgtTGTCAAGGTCCGCGGCGTCTCGGAGTTCTTCGTCTCCTCCAAAGCCGGCCTGGCGCTCTacatcttcctcctcgtctTGCCCCTCATCG TGCTGTGCCCCCTGCGCTACTACCACCAGAAGCACCCGGTGAACCTGCTGCTCCTTGGCGTCTTCACCGTCGCCATCAGCTTCGCCGTCGGCATGACATGTGCCTACACGAGCG GAAAAGTCATTTTTGAGGCAGCGATTCTCACAGCAGTGGTTGTAATCAGCTTGACTGCTTACACTTTCTGGGCTGCAAAGAGAGGCCATGACTTCAACTTCCTCGGCCCCTTCCTATTTTCTGCTGTGATGGTGTTGATTCTGTTCTCCCTGATTCAG GTATTTTTCCCACTGGGCAAGATCTCTGAAATGATATATGGTGGACTGGCATCACTAGTCTTCTCTGGATACATCATCTACGACACGGACAATATCATCAAGCGCTACACGTATGATGAGTATGTCTGGGCTGCTGTCTCGCTCTACCTCGACGTGATCAACCTCTTCTTATCTCTGCTGCGAGTGCTGAGGGCAGCAGATAACTAG
- the LOC102710572 gene encoding heat stress transcription factor A-2e, with product MDYSMVNPVKAESRLSSGEANGQQPRPMDGLSDAGPPPFLTKTYDMVDDPRTDAVVSWSATNNSFVVWDPHLFGNVLLPRYFKHNNFSSFVRQLNTYGFRKVDPDRWEFANEGFLRGQKHLLKSIKRRKPPHSSANQQSLGSFLEVGHFGYDGEIDQLKRDKQLLMTEVVKLRQEQQNTRSDLQAMEEKLEGTEQKQQQMMAFLARVMHNPEFIRQLFSQSEMRKEIEDFVSKKRRRRIDQGPELDSTGTGSSPEQGSQVMFEPHDPVDSLFNGVPSDLESSSVEANGIKAQQDVASSSSEQGKSGPPNGELNEDFWEDLLHEGGLDEVRNPAIQDDMSLLSQKMGYLNSNSTKSTE from the exons ATGGACTACAGCATGGTGAACCCGGTGAAGGCGGAGAGCCGGCTGTCGTCAGGCGAGGCGAATGGGCAGCAACCGAGGCCGATGGACGGGCTCAGCGACGCCGGCCCGCCGCCGTTCCTCACCAAAACGTACGACATGGTGGACGATCCGAGGACGGACGCCGTCGTGTCGTGGAGCGCCACCAACAACAGCTTCGTGGTTTGGGATCCTCACCTCTTTGGGAACGTGCTGCTGCCGAGGTACTTCAAGcacaacaacttctccagcttcGTCCGGCAGCTCAATACCTAT GGCTTCAGGAAGGTGGATCCTGACAGGTGGGAATTTGCAAACGAGGGTTTTCTAAGAGGACAGAAGCATCTTCTGAAAAGCATAAAGCGTCGGAAACCTCCACATTCATCTGCAAATCAGCAATCTCTTGGCTCATTCCTTGAAGTAGGACATTTTGGATATGACGGAGAGATTGATCAGTTGAAGAGGGACAAACAGCTGTTGATGACTGAAGTGGTGAAGCTGAGGCAGGAGCAACAAAACACAAGGTCAGACCTGCAAGCGATGGAAGAGAAGCTAGAAGGTACtgagcagaagcagcagcagatgatGGCATTCTTGGCACGAGTCATGCATAATCCTGAGTTTATACGGCAGCTGTTCTCCCAGAGTGAGATGAGGAAGGAAATCGAAGATTTCGTCTCAAAGAAAAGAAGGCGACGCATCGATCAGGGACCTGAACTTGATAGCACGGGTACCGGTTCTAGCCCTGAGCAAGGATCACAGGTCATGTTCGAACCACATGATCCAGTGGACTCACTTTTCAATGGTGTTCCATCAGACCTTGAAAGCTCATCCGTTGAGGCCAATGGAATTAAGGCACAACAGGATGTTGCTTCCAGTAGCTCTGAACAAGGGAAAAGCGGGCCACCTAATGGAGAGTTGAACGAGGATTTCTGGGAGGACCTGCTGCACGAGGGGGGACTCGATGAGGTCAGGAACCCTGCTATTCAGGATGATATGAGCTTGCTGTCTCAAAAGATGGGCTACCTCAACTCAAACAGCACCAAATCCACAGAGTAG